One Paraburkholderia kururiensis DNA window includes the following coding sequences:
- the iscU gene encoding Fe-S cluster assembly scaffold IscU — protein sequence MAYSDKVLDHYENPRNVGSFAKDDDAVGTGMVGAPACGDVMKLQIRVGADGVIEDAKFKTYGCGSAIASSSLVTEWVKGKTLDEALSIKNTHIAEELALPPVKIHCSILAEDAIKAAVADYRQRHGAQTPATAEAADAEAKHAAA from the coding sequence ATGGCATATAGCGACAAGGTTCTGGATCATTACGAAAACCCGCGCAACGTGGGTTCGTTCGCGAAGGACGACGACGCGGTGGGTACCGGCATGGTGGGCGCTCCGGCGTGCGGCGACGTGATGAAGCTGCAGATTCGCGTGGGCGCGGACGGCGTGATCGAAGACGCGAAGTTCAAGACGTACGGCTGCGGTTCGGCCATCGCGTCGAGCTCGCTCGTGACCGAGTGGGTGAAGGGCAAGACGCTCGACGAGGCGCTCTCCATCAAGAACACGCACATCGCCGAAGAACTCGCGCTGCCGCCGGTGAAGATCCACTGCTCGATTCTCGCGGAAGACGCGATCAAGGCCGCGGTGGCGGACTATCGTCAGCGTCATGGCGCGCAGACGCCCGCCACGGCCGAAGCCGCGGATGCCGAAGCGAAGCACGCAGCGGCTTGA
- a CDS encoding IscS subfamily cysteine desulfurase, which translates to MNNDIPHLPIYMDYSATTPVDPRVVDKMIPYLREHFGNPASRSHAYGWEAERAVEEARENVAALVNADPREIIWTSGATESDNLAIKGAAHFYKSKGKHVVTVKTEHKAVLDTCRELEREGFEVTYLDVKDDGLIDLDVFKAALRPDTILVSVMHVNNEIGVIQDIETIGEICREKGIVFHVDAAQATGKVQIDLQKLKVDLMSFSAHKTYGPKGIGALYVRRKPRVRIEAQMHGGGHERGMRSGTLATHQIVGIGEAFRIAREEMATENERIRMLRDRLFAGLSQMDEVYVNGDMERRVPHNLNISFNFVEGESLIMAVKDVAVSSGSACTSASLEPSYVLRALGRNDELAHSSIRFTVGRFTTEQEVDYVINLLKNKIAKLRELSPLWEMHQDGIDLSTIQWAAH; encoded by the coding sequence ATGAATAACGATATTCCCCACCTGCCCATCTACATGGACTACAGCGCGACGACGCCGGTCGACCCACGCGTGGTGGACAAGATGATTCCCTACCTGCGCGAGCACTTCGGCAACCCGGCATCGCGCAGTCACGCGTACGGCTGGGAGGCCGAGCGGGCCGTCGAGGAAGCGCGCGAGAACGTCGCGGCGCTCGTCAATGCCGATCCGCGTGAAATCATCTGGACCTCGGGCGCGACGGAGTCGGACAACCTCGCCATCAAGGGCGCGGCGCATTTCTACAAGAGCAAGGGCAAGCACGTCGTCACGGTGAAGACCGAGCACAAGGCCGTGCTGGATACCTGCCGTGAACTCGAGCGCGAAGGTTTCGAAGTCACGTATCTGGACGTGAAGGACGACGGCCTGATCGACCTCGACGTGTTCAAGGCCGCGCTGCGTCCCGACACGATCCTCGTTTCCGTCATGCACGTGAACAACGAGATCGGCGTGATTCAGGACATCGAGACGATCGGCGAGATCTGTCGCGAGAAGGGCATCGTTTTCCACGTGGACGCCGCCCAGGCCACGGGTAAGGTCCAGATCGACCTGCAGAAGCTGAAGGTCGACCTGATGTCGTTCTCGGCGCACAAGACCTATGGTCCGAAGGGCATCGGCGCGCTGTACGTGCGCCGCAAGCCGCGCGTGCGCATCGAAGCGCAGATGCACGGCGGCGGCCACGAGCGCGGCATGCGCTCGGGCACGCTGGCCACGCACCAGATCGTCGGCATAGGCGAGGCCTTCCGCATTGCGCGCGAAGAAATGGCAACCGAAAACGAGCGCATCCGCATGCTGCGCGATCGCCTGTTCGCCGGCCTTTCGCAGATGGACGAAGTCTATGTCAACGGCGACATGGAACGGCGTGTCCCGCACAACCTGAACATCAGCTTCAACTTCGTCGAAGGCGAGTCGCTGATCATGGCGGTGAAGGACGTGGCGGTGTCGTCGGGTTCGGCGTGCACGTCGGCGTCGCTCGAACCGTCGTACGTGCTGCGCGCGCTCGGCCGCAACGACGAACTGGCGCACAGCTCCATTCGCTTCACCGTGGGCCGGTTCACGACGGAGCAGGAAGTGGACTACGTGATCAACCTGCTGAAGAACAAGATCGCCAAGCTGCGCGAACTGTCGCCGCTTTGGGAAATGCACCAGGACGGCATCGACCTGTCCACCATCCAGTGGGCCGCTCACTGA
- the fdx gene encoding ISC system 2Fe-2S type ferredoxin — protein MPQIVVLPHVELCPDGAVIEATPGKSICDTLLDAGIEIEHACEKSCACTTCHVVVREGFEALTPSEEDEDDLLDKAWGLEPTSRLSCQAIVPQSEDLVIEIPRYSINHAKENH, from the coding sequence ATGCCTCAAATCGTTGTGCTGCCCCACGTCGAACTGTGCCCGGATGGCGCCGTTATCGAAGCCACGCCCGGCAAGAGCATCTGCGATACGCTGCTCGACGCCGGCATCGAGATCGAGCATGCATGCGAGAAGTCGTGCGCCTGCACGACCTGCCATGTCGTCGTGCGCGAAGGCTTCGAAGCGCTCACGCCGTCGGAGGAAGACGAAGACGACCTGCTCGACAAGGCATGGGGCCTCGAGCCCACCTCGCGTCTGTCGTGCCAGGCGATCGTGCCGCAGAGCGAGGACCTCGTCATCGAGATCCCGCGCTATTCGATCAACCACGCGAAAGAGAACCACTGA
- a CDS encoding glycine zipper 2TM domain-containing protein, with protein sequence MNNPTNVQPTQPRRLHPLIAVAAGAVIVASLAATAAITGLFPKATSGSAENNQVQSAAIASQPVVDASQPANPATYAQSQQPTQAQQQPAPVQRAPAQPVPSQEAQYAQQAAPQPQTYAQQQPYAQREPAQPAYCQSCGTVEAISAVRTEGHGTGIGAVGGAVAGGVVGNQFGSGNGRTAMTLLGALGGGLAGNSVEKRLRSSTSYSVRVHMENGKTRYFTYHQAPPFQQGQRVRVENGTLVAY encoded by the coding sequence ATGAATAACCCGACCAACGTTCAACCCACACAGCCGCGCCGCCTTCATCCGCTCATCGCGGTCGCGGCAGGCGCCGTCATCGTGGCGAGCCTCGCCGCCACGGCGGCCATCACGGGCCTCTTTCCGAAGGCCACGAGCGGCAGCGCGGAGAACAATCAGGTTCAGTCCGCGGCCATCGCGTCGCAGCCGGTGGTGGATGCCTCGCAGCCGGCGAATCCGGCCACGTACGCTCAATCGCAACAGCCCACGCAGGCACAGCAACAGCCGGCGCCGGTTCAGCGCGCCCCGGCCCAGCCGGTACCCAGCCAGGAAGCGCAATACGCACAGCAAGCCGCGCCGCAACCGCAGACGTATGCCCAGCAACAGCCGTACGCGCAGCGCGAACCGGCGCAGCCCGCGTATTGCCAGAGTTGCGGCACGGTAGAAGCGATCTCCGCGGTACGCACGGAAGGCCACGGCACCGGCATCGGCGCGGTAGGCGGTGCCGTTGCGGGCGGCGTGGTCGGCAACCAGTTCGGCTCGGGCAACGGGCGTACCGCCATGACGCTGCTCGGCGCGTTGGGCGGCGGCCTCGCCGGCAACTCGGTGGAGAAACGTCTGCGCAGCAGCACCAGCTACTCGGTGCGCGTGCACATGGAGAACGGCAAGACGCGCTATTTCACGTATCACCAGGCGCCGCCGTTCCAGCAAGGCCAACGCGTACGCGTCGAGAACGGCACGCTGGTGGCTTACTGA
- the hscB gene encoding Fe-S protein assembly co-chaperone HscB, which translates to MASLTDSHFTLFGLPEQFAIETNALDEAYRTVQSQVHPDRFAAAGDAQKRIAMQWATRANEAYQTLRNPLRRATYLLHLRGIDVGAENNTAMEPAFLMQQMEWRENIEDAAAAKNVDALDALLAELRDEERARLGKLAVLLDSGANQAASEAVRQLMFIERVAADIDTQIERLEG; encoded by the coding sequence ATGGCCTCGCTGACCGATAGCCACTTCACTCTGTTCGGCCTGCCCGAGCAATTCGCCATCGAGACGAACGCACTCGACGAGGCCTATCGCACCGTGCAGTCGCAGGTGCATCCGGACCGCTTCGCGGCCGCCGGCGACGCGCAGAAGCGCATCGCCATGCAATGGGCGACGCGCGCGAACGAGGCCTATCAGACGCTGCGCAATCCGCTGCGCCGTGCCACTTACCTGCTGCATCTGCGCGGTATCGACGTCGGCGCGGAGAACAACACCGCGATGGAGCCGGCCTTCCTGATGCAGCAGATGGAATGGCGCGAGAACATCGAAGACGCCGCCGCGGCGAAAAACGTCGACGCACTCGACGCGCTGCTGGCCGAGCTGCGCGACGAAGAGCGCGCCCGCCTCGGCAAGCTCGCGGTGCTGCTCGACAGCGGCGCGAACCAGGCGGCGAGCGAAGCGGTGCGCCAGCTCATGTTCATCGAGCGCGTGGCCGCGGACATCGACACGCAGATCGAGCGGCTCGAAGGCTAG
- the lysS gene encoding lysine--tRNA ligase, with protein MTEPTQPNAAQELDDNQIMAERREKLRALREQGVAYPNDFRPTHQAAALQSAYAEATKETLEAEALDVAVAGRMMLKRVMGKASFATVQDGSGQIQFFITPADVGEATYDAFKKWDLGDIVAARGVLFRTNKGELSVRCTELRLLSKALRPLPDKFHGLADQEMRYRQRYVDLIVTPEARKTFVARTKAISSIRRFMSEAEFMEVETPMLHPIPGGAAAKPFITHHNALDMEMFMRIAPELYLKRLIVGGFERVFEINRNFRNEGVSPRHNPEFTMMEFYAAYTDYTWLMDFVERLIRQAAVDSLGTATLTYQGRELDLGKPFHRLTITQAIQKYAPDYTPAQLGDEAFVRTELKKFGVDTTEPKFLNSGLGALQLALFEETAESQLWEPTYIIDYPVEVSPLARASDTVPGITERFELFITGREIANGFSELNDPEDQAARFKKQVEQKDAGDEEAMYYDADYIRALEYGMPPTGGCGIGIDRLVMLLTDSPSIRDVILFPHLRREE; from the coding sequence ATGACCGAACCCACCCAGCCGAACGCCGCCCAGGAACTGGACGACAACCAGATCATGGCCGAGCGCCGCGAAAAGCTGCGCGCGCTGCGCGAGCAAGGCGTCGCGTACCCCAACGACTTCCGTCCCACTCACCAGGCCGCGGCACTGCAGTCGGCCTATGCCGAGGCCACGAAGGAAACGCTCGAAGCCGAAGCGCTCGACGTGGCCGTGGCCGGCCGCATGATGCTCAAGCGCGTGATGGGCAAGGCGAGCTTCGCGACGGTGCAGGACGGCTCGGGCCAGATCCAGTTCTTCATCACGCCCGCCGACGTGGGCGAAGCCACCTACGACGCGTTCAAGAAGTGGGACCTGGGCGACATCGTCGCGGCGCGCGGCGTGCTGTTTCGCACCAACAAGGGCGAGCTTTCCGTGCGCTGCACGGAATTGCGCCTGCTCTCGAAAGCGCTGCGTCCGCTGCCGGACAAGTTCCACGGTCTCGCGGACCAGGAAATGCGCTACCGCCAGCGCTACGTCGACCTGATCGTGACGCCCGAGGCGCGCAAGACTTTCGTCGCGCGCACGAAGGCGATCTCGTCGATTCGCCGCTTCATGTCGGAGGCCGAATTCATGGAAGTGGAAACGCCGATGCTGCACCCCATTCCGGGCGGCGCGGCGGCCAAGCCTTTCATCACGCACCACAACGCGCTGGACATGGAAATGTTCATGCGCATCGCGCCGGAGCTGTATCTGAAGCGGCTGATCGTGGGCGGCTTCGAGCGCGTGTTCGAGATCAACCGGAATTTCCGCAACGAGGGCGTCTCGCCGCGCCACAACCCGGAATTCACGATGATGGAGTTCTACGCCGCGTACACGGACTACACGTGGCTCATGGACTTCGTCGAGCGGCTCATCCGCCAGGCCGCCGTCGATTCGCTCGGCACGGCCACCCTCACCTACCAGGGCCGCGAGCTGGACCTCGGCAAGCCGTTCCATCGCCTCACGATTACGCAGGCCATCCAGAAGTACGCGCCGGATTACACGCCGGCCCAACTGGGCGACGAAGCGTTCGTGCGTACCGAGCTGAAGAAGTTCGGCGTGGACACCACCGAGCCGAAATTCCTGAATTCGGGCCTCGGCGCGCTGCAACTCGCACTCTTCGAGGAAACCGCGGAATCGCAGCTGTGGGAGCCCACCTACATCATCGACTACCCGGTGGAAGTCTCGCCGCTCGCGCGCGCGTCGGACACGGTGCCCGGCATCACGGAGCGTTTCGAGCTGTTCATCACTGGCCGCGAAATCGCGAACGGCTTCTCGGAGCTCAACGATCCGGAAGACCAGGCTGCACGGTTCAAGAAGCAGGTCGAGCAAAAGGACGCCGGCGACGAGGAAGCGATGTACTACGACGCCGACTACATCCGCGCGCTGGAATACGGCATGCCGCCCACCGGCGGCTGCGGCATCGGCATCGACCGGCTGGTCATGCTGCTCACGGACAGCCCCAGCATCCGCGACGTCATCCTGTTCCCGCATCTGCGCCGCGAGGAGTGA
- the prfB gene encoding peptide chain release factor 2 (programmed frameshift): MEAERLNAIESSLADLRRRADELRGYLDYDAKSARLAEVDKELEDPNVWDDAKHAQALGKEKKLLEGVVTSLTGIGNDLRDTQELFEMGREENDEDTLVACEADAAAIEKRVADLEFRRMFANPADPNNAFIDIQAGAGGTEACDWASMLLRQYLRYCERKGFKAEVLEESEGDVAGIKSATIKVEGEYAYGFLRTETGIHRLVRKSPFDSSGGRHTSFSSVFVYPEVDESFEVDINPADLRIDTFRASGAGGQHINKTDSAVRITHIPTGIVVQCQNDRSQHRNRAEAMAMLKSRLYEAELRKRQAEQDKLESSKSDVGWGHQIRSYVLDQSRVKDLRTNVEMSNTKAVLDGDLDDFISASLKQGV, encoded by the exons ATGGAAGCGGAACGTCTGAACGCGATCGAAAGCTCTCTAGCCGACCTGCGCCGCCGCGCAGACGAGCTTCGGGGGTATCTT GACTACGACGCCAAATCTGCGCGTCTAGCCGAAGTCGACAAGGAACTCGAAGACCCGAACGTCTGGGACGATGCGAAGCACGCCCAGGCACTCGGCAAGGAAAAGAAGCTGCTCGAAGGCGTCGTCACTTCGCTCACCGGCATCGGCAACGACCTGCGTGACACGCAGGAACTGTTCGAGATGGGCCGCGAGGAAAACGACGAAGACACGCTCGTCGCCTGCGAAGCCGACGCGGCCGCCATCGAGAAGCGCGTCGCCGACCTCGAATTCCGCCGCATGTTCGCGAACCCCGCGGACCCCAACAACGCCTTCATCGACATCCAGGCCGGCGCCGGCGGCACCGAAGCGTGCGACTGGGCTTCGATGCTGCTGCGCCAGTACCTGCGCTACTGCGAGCGCAAAGGCTTCAAGGCCGAAGTGCTCGAAGAGTCCGAAGGCGACGTCGCGGGCATCAAGAGCGCGACCATCAAGGTGGAAGGCGAATACGCCTACGGCTTTTTGCGCACGGAAACCGGCATTCACCGCCTCGTGCGCAAGTCGCCGTTCGATTCGTCGGGCGGGCGCCACACCTCGTTCTCGTCGGTGTTCGTGTATCCCGAGGTGGACGAATCGTTCGAAGTGGACATCAACCCGGCCGATCTGCGCATCGACACGTTCCGCGCTTCGGGCGCGGGCGGCCAGCACATCAACAAGACCGATTCGGCCGTGCGGATCACGCACATTCCGACGGGCATCGTCGTGCAGTGCCAGAACGACCGCTCGCAGCACCGCAACCGCGCCGAGGCGATGGCCATGCTGAAGTCGCGCCTCTACGAAGCCGAGCTGCGCAAGCGCCAGGCCGAGCAGGACAAGCTCGAATCGAGCAAGTCGGACGTGGGCTGGGGCCATCAGATCCGCTCCTACGTGCTCGACCAGAGCCGCGTGAAGGATCTGCGCACCAACGTCGAAATGAGCAACACGAAAGCGGTGCTCGACGGCGACCTCGACGACTTCATCAGCGCGAGCCTCAAGCAGGGCGTGTAA
- the iscR gene encoding Fe-S cluster assembly transcriptional regulator IscR, whose translation MRLTTKGRFAVTAMIDLALRQEQGPVTLAGISQRQHISPSYLEQLFGKLRRHEIVESVRGPGGGYNLARRAEDVTVADIIIAVDEPLDATQCGGKGTCDGTKQLDGHCMTHELWSTLNQKMVEYLDSVSLKDLVDQQRTREGAAASVLRDRRTEAKPVEPVRATPKGPNSIFNMASS comes from the coding sequence ATGAGACTCACCACGAAAGGCCGTTTCGCCGTCACGGCGATGATCGACCTGGCGTTGCGCCAGGAGCAGGGCCCGGTGACGCTGGCCGGTATCAGCCAGCGCCAGCACATCTCGCCGTCCTACCTCGAACAGCTGTTCGGCAAGTTGCGCCGTCATGAAATCGTCGAGTCCGTGCGCGGACCGGGCGGCGGCTACAATCTTGCCCGCCGTGCCGAGGACGTGACCGTGGCCGACATCATCATCGCAGTCGACGAGCCGCTCGACGCCACCCAGTGCGGCGGCAAGGGCACGTGCGACGGCACGAAGCAGCTCGACGGCCACTGCATGACCCACGAGCTGTGGTCCACGCTGAACCAGAAAATGGTCGAGTACCTGGACTCGGTGTCGCTCAAGGATCTCGTCGACCAGCAGCGGACGCGCGAAGGCGCTGCCGCCTCGGTGCTGCGCGATCGCCGTACCGAGGCCAAGCCGGTCGAGCCCGTGCGGGCCACGCCGAAGGGACCGAACTCCATCTTCAACATGGCGAGTTCCTGA
- the iscA gene encoding iron-sulfur cluster assembly protein IscA, translating to MAITLTEKAAQHVQKYLSRRGKGIGLRLGVRTTGCSGLAYKLEYVDELSAEDQVFESNGVKVVVDPKSLAYIDGTELDFAREGLNEGFRFNNPNVKDECGCGESFRV from the coding sequence ATGGCTATTACGTTGACGGAAAAGGCGGCACAACACGTGCAGAAGTATCTGTCCCGGCGCGGCAAGGGCATCGGGCTGCGGCTCGGCGTGCGTACGACGGGCTGTTCGGGTCTTGCGTACAAGCTCGAGTATGTCGACGAGCTCTCGGCGGAAGATCAGGTGTTCGAGAGCAACGGCGTGAAGGTCGTGGTGGACCCGAAAAGCCTTGCCTATATCGACGGCACCGAGCTCGACTTCGCCCGCGAGGGCCTGAACGAAGGCTTCAGGTTCAACAACCCGAACGTGAAGGACGAGTGCGGCTGCGGCGAGTCGTTCCGCGTATAA
- the hscA gene encoding Fe-S protein assembly chaperone HscA codes for MALLQISEPGMAPAPHQRRLAVGIDLGTTNSLVAAVRNGVPDVLPDEEGYVLLPSVVRYLEKGGRRIGRAAKAEAVLDPRNTIVSVKRFMGRGKEEVEGAENAPYDFVDAPGMVQIRTVDGVKSPVEVSAEILATLRQRAEDTLGDELVGAVITVPAYFDDAQRQATKDAARLAGLNVLRLLNEPTAAAIAYGLDNGAEGLYAVYDLGGGTFDLSILKLTKGVFEVLAAGGDSALGGDDFDHALFRYVLGEAGLDAKTLKPEDVRMLLDHVRVAKEALSSAPTATIEATLASGAKLDLTVDEATFETLTRDLVQRTLGPTRKALRDAKVTPADIKGVVLVGGATRMPVIRRAVEAFFGQPPLTNLDPDQVVALGAAIQADLLAGNRGEDDWLLLDVIPLSLGIETMGGLAEKIIPRNSTIPVARAQDFTTFKDGQTAMAIHVVQGERELVSDCRSLARFELRGIPPMAAGAARIRVTFQVDADGLLSVFAREQLSGVEASVVVKPSYGLADDDIAKMLEDSYTSAETDMRARALREAQVEAQRLIEATGAALAADGELLDAAERAELDRLVAALREVAASDDADAIEAATKALSEGTDEFAARRMDKGIKRALAGRRLDEIG; via the coding sequence ATGGCCCTACTGCAAATCTCCGAACCCGGCATGGCGCCCGCGCCGCACCAGCGGCGGCTCGCCGTCGGCATCGACCTCGGCACCACGAATTCGCTCGTCGCCGCCGTGCGCAACGGCGTGCCCGACGTGCTGCCCGACGAAGAGGGCTACGTGCTGCTGCCGTCCGTCGTGCGTTACCTGGAAAAGGGCGGACGCCGCATCGGCCGCGCGGCGAAAGCGGAAGCGGTGCTCGATCCGCGCAATACGATCGTGTCCGTGAAGCGCTTCATGGGGCGCGGCAAAGAAGAAGTGGAGGGCGCCGAAAACGCGCCCTACGATTTCGTGGACGCGCCCGGCATGGTGCAGATCCGCACCGTGGACGGCGTGAAGAGCCCGGTCGAAGTGTCGGCGGAAATTCTTGCGACGCTGCGGCAACGCGCCGAAGACACGCTGGGCGACGAACTGGTCGGCGCGGTGATCACGGTCCCCGCGTATTTCGACGACGCCCAGCGCCAGGCCACCAAGGACGCCGCGCGCCTCGCCGGCCTCAACGTGCTGCGCCTGCTCAACGAGCCGACCGCGGCGGCGATTGCCTATGGCCTCGACAACGGTGCCGAAGGTCTCTACGCCGTGTACGACCTGGGCGGCGGCACGTTCGACCTCTCGATCCTGAAACTCACGAAGGGCGTGTTCGAAGTGCTGGCGGCCGGCGGCGACTCCGCGCTCGGTGGCGACGACTTCGATCACGCATTGTTCCGCTACGTGCTGGGCGAAGCCGGGCTCGACGCGAAGACGCTGAAGCCCGAAGACGTGCGCATGCTGCTCGACCACGTGCGCGTGGCGAAGGAAGCGCTCTCGTCGGCACCCACGGCGACGATCGAGGCGACGCTCGCCAGCGGTGCGAAGCTCGACCTCACCGTGGACGAAGCGACCTTCGAAACGCTCACGCGCGACCTCGTGCAGCGAACGCTCGGTCCCACGCGAAAAGCGCTGCGCGATGCGAAGGTGACGCCCGCCGACATCAAGGGCGTGGTGCTGGTGGGCGGCGCGACGCGCATGCCGGTGATCCGCCGCGCCGTGGAGGCCTTTTTCGGTCAGCCGCCGCTCACGAATCTCGACCCGGACCAGGTCGTCGCGCTCGGCGCGGCCATCCAGGCGGACCTGCTCGCGGGCAACCGCGGCGAAGACGACTGGTTGCTGCTCGACGTGATTCCGCTGTCGCTCGGCATCGAGACCATGGGCGGGCTCGCCGAGAAGATTATCCCGCGCAACTCCACCATTCCGGTGGCGCGCGCGCAGGACTTCACGACCTTCAAGGACGGCCAGACCGCCATGGCGATCCACGTGGTGCAGGGCGAGCGCGAACTCGTGTCCGACTGCCGGTCGCTCGCGCGTTTCGAACTGCGCGGCATTCCGCCGATGGCCGCGGGCGCGGCGCGCATCCGCGTGACGTTCCAGGTGGACGCGGACGGCCTGCTGTCGGTGTTCGCGCGCGAGCAGCTGTCGGGCGTGGAGGCGTCGGTGGTGGTGAAGCCCTCGTACGGCCTCGCGGACGACGACATCGCGAAGATGCTCGAAGACAGTTACACGTCCGCCGAAACCGACATGCGGGCACGCGCGCTGCGCGAGGCGCAGGTCGAGGCGCAGCGCCTGATCGAAGCGACCGGCGCGGCGCTCGCGGCCGACGGCGAACTGCTCGATGCCGCCGAGCGCGCGGAACTGGATCGCCTCGTGGCCGCGCTGCGCGAGGTCGCCGCGAGCGATGACGCCGATGCCATCGAGGCCGCGACCAAAGCGCTCTCCGAAGGCACCGACGAATTCGCCGCGCGCCGTATGGACAAGGGCATCAAGCGCGCGCTCGCCGGGCGCAGGCTCGACGAGATCGGGTGA
- the iscX gene encoding Fe-S cluster assembly protein IscX, with the protein MKWTDTQDIAMALTDTHPEVDPQYVRFTDLHRWVTELEGFDDDPERSNEKILEAIQAAWIEDADY; encoded by the coding sequence ATGAAATGGACCGACACGCAGGACATTGCGATGGCCCTGACGGACACCCATCCGGAGGTCGACCCGCAGTACGTGCGCTTTACGGATTTGCACCGCTGGGTGACCGAACTGGAGGGCTTCGACGACGACCCGGAACGGTCGAACGAGAAGATTCTGGAGGCGATCCAGGCGGCGTGGATCGAGGATGCTGACTACTGA
- a CDS encoding low molecular weight protein-tyrosine-phosphatase, with protein sequence MNTVSICFVCLGNICRSPTAEGVMRHLVNEAGLHERIHIDSAGTGDWHIGEAPDPRAQRAAGARGYDLSALRGRQIAQADFERFDLVLAMDEANVAALRSVCPPALRDKIRLLMGFASPAASLEVSDPYFGGAEGFEAVLDQCEAACAGLLAVLRKRLAA encoded by the coding sequence ATGAACACGGTCTCGATCTGTTTCGTCTGCCTGGGGAACATCTGCCGTTCCCCTACCGCCGAGGGCGTGATGCGGCATCTGGTGAACGAGGCGGGACTCCACGAGCGGATCCATATCGACTCGGCCGGCACGGGCGACTGGCACATCGGCGAAGCGCCGGACCCGCGGGCGCAGCGTGCCGCTGGCGCACGCGGTTACGACCTGTCGGCGCTGCGCGGCCGCCAGATCGCCCAGGCGGATTTCGAGCGGTTCGACTTGGTGCTCGCCATGGACGAGGCGAACGTGGCGGCACTGCGCAGCGTGTGTCCGCCGGCTTTGCGCGACAAGATCCGGCTGCTGATGGGGTTTGCGTCGCCGGCTGCGTCACTCGAGGTATCCGACCCGTATTTTGGTGGGGCGGAAGGTTTCGAAGCGGTTCTGGATCAGTGCGAAGCTGCCTGTGCCGGCCTGTTGGCGGTGCTGCGCAAGCGTCTGGCGGCGTGA